tactattaattaacgtgttgttggatatgtggattctgattttgcaggtgatctggATAAATGTTGATCagctactggatatgtttttatatttgctaatggtccagtgagttggaggtctaccttacaatcTACCATTACCTTGTCTTCAACAAAAGCaaagtacatggcagcttcagaggctcttaaggaagctatttgattgcagggtttacttgaaaatttgggagttgttcagaagccaTTGTTGTGTTCTCTGATAGCCAGAgtactattcatttggcaaagaaccaagtctaccatgcacaaacgaagcacatcgatgttcagtttcattttatgtgagatattattgatggaggcaagatacttcttcaaaagattgttacaactgaaaatcccgcagatatgttgattaagattgtgacaacaatcaagttcaaatattgtttggacttgatcaatattctgcaagtctgaatatttttggaaggtgccgatgatgtggaactccagaaaatgttggtgactgaaacatttttgttgaatttatcatcaaggtagagatttgttgttttttgtcccacatgggtagaatagttccacattgatataaaaagttgttttaaattttttgtattatttgtctcacatcggagagaagtgttttttacaCTTGAAgttgaaactatataaagagcTTAACTCTCTATTTGTAAAAtatacctcaaagttgtactttgtcaagaagtagtggattgattgtcggcacccgaggacgtaggtaattctatattGAACCTCggtaatttcttgtcttgttctttttactgttttattattagtttctgcattactttaatttcttatatattcaataacaatagttGTAATATTGGTGTTTCGCACAAATAGGGTGCTCGACACAACAACCATTACTCATGCTAATTGAGGTGATGTGATTCCTTGACAGGTGCCTTTTCATGAGGGAATGGAAAACGGAGGTGCCTCTGTCACACTTCTTTAAGTAATCATTTTTGGCTAACTTAGCAAGGAAGGATCTATTAGCCTTGTCCAATCTGGTAGCCTCATTTCTCTTGTTTAGAACAATTCTCTGTAAATTCTCATTATCAGGATTGCATTGCAGCATCTGTTGAGCCTCCAAAAGTTCAGAGGAAACTCTATCAACTCTCTCCGAAATATGGGGAAAGTGTCTTGAGTTTAAAGCTCTTAGAGATCTCTTCATAGCTGTCAGCTTCCTAGCAAATCTGAATTGATTGCTGCCCTGAATTTTGGTGTACAACCCTTCTCTAACAGCACTCTGAAAGTTGTCATGCTGAGACCACATGTTAAAAAATTTGAAGGGTCTTCTACCTTTACTTTCTTTATCAAGAAGGGAGACAACACAAGGGGAATGATCTGACAGATGACCAAGGGGATGAAAATGAGCATGAGGTCTGAAATCAGTTTGTGCCCACACTGAATTGACCATCACTTTATCCAACTTACTCCAAACCCTACCATTAGACCAGGTAAGGAAGCATCCTGAAGAACTCAAATCTGAAAGCCCAGACTCAATAAAACTGTACCTCATATCTTTCGTCTCATAAGCTTTCACTGGAAGCCCATTCTTCTTCTCATCACTAAACAGAATGCTATTTAAACTCCCATTAGCATCCAGAGACTTTGACAAGAATCACTGAACTGATTGATGTCCTGCCACAGACTTCTTCTAGCCACAATTAAATGAAATCCATATATAAAACTCAAACAAAAGCTTTTAGAAGTAACTAAACATTTAATACTGCAATGAATGACCTGAGCACTATTCTGAATGAGCTGAATGTGAACTTTCTCGGGGTTCCAACAAATCAAAATTATTCCTGCATTATGCTGGTCAAAATTGTTATATTGTCTCTAATGAAAGAGTTTCTTCTTCATCACCTCCTCAAGATTACTCTGAGAAAGCTTAGTTTCAATGATTCCAAGCACAtcaatctttttttttcttttatgaagtCAATGGCTCCATTGTGTTTCAGGGGTTTGTTAAAACCCCTAATATTCCAGACTGCTAACTTCATTTTTTTAGGGAGAGGGATTGAGCCCCCTTTCCTTTCATTTTGCTTTTAGACTTTAGtcaatgttagattaccactttacctaaaagtttaagctcttaggttgtgggtcaacaatgtatatcaagttttaacactctcctgcacgtgcagcccgatagcacgtggagagataaacagaTGACAAATAATATCACAGAATAAAGACGGGCGACAAgattagaacccaggacctcttggtaaccaaagctcagataccatgttagattaccactttacctaaaagcttaagctcttaggttgtgggccaacaatgtatatcaagttttaaccgTCTTTTTGGccttattcttatttttcactTGAATAAAGCCATCTGTTTCATCTTCTATTCCTTTGCCTTTATCAGTTTCACCTTCAGTAACTCTGTCAACAACCAGATCAGTGTCAATTCTTTCCACCTGTCTCAGTTCTCTCATCTCCTTCTGTTTTCTTTTCTGCAGGTACTAAGGCGAGGTTCTTGTTTTTCTCCTTGTACTGAGCCACACCTTTTCCAACACCTTTAATGCCACTAGGGGCAAGAGTAACAATTTTACCTCTGTCTTTCTCTACCTTTCTCAACTCCTTTTCAGGTATAGCATTGTCTTCAGAATCCTTCCCTTCCACTGGCCTCACCAGATCTCCTTCAGTTGTTGGAACTTCAATGTCAGAAGACATGATCTTTATTGTCTTTGGGTTTTCAAAAGCTAGCTTTTCAATGCAACTAGCCTCAGAATGCCACAAAGTCTTACAGAAATTACAGTACTTAGGGAGCTTTTCATATAAACCTTTCTGATAAATCACCTTCTCATCCGGCAAAAAATTTTCACATTACATTTGATTTCTTTGGCCACATCCACTTCCACAAGGATTCTAGCATAGGTGAGTCTCTCTCTGCCGGTAGTCATCTTATCAGCATAGAGAGGTCGCCCAATCTCAGAACAAATTCTACCCAAAGCATTTGTAAACCAGAGTTCCAGAGGCAAATTGGTTAATTGAACCCACACAGGAAGAGTTGTCATCTCATTGTCATCAAACTGGAAGAGCTTAGGCATCTTTTTCAAGAGTAAAGCCTTCACGTGCGCCAGATAAGGACCTCTTTGGAGCACCTCATACTGTGAGGACCCA
This window of the Malania oleifera isolate guangnan ecotype guangnan chromosome 6, ASM2987363v1, whole genome shotgun sequence genome carries:
- the LOC131158534 gene encoding uncharacterized protein LOC131158534 produces the protein MPKLFQFDDNEMTTLPVWVQLTNLPLELWFTNALGRICSEIGRPLYADKMTTGRERLTYARILVEVDVAKEIKCNVKIFCRMRSCIEKLAFENPKTIKIMSSDIEVPTTEGDLVRPVEGKDSEDNAIPEKELRKVEKDRGKIVTLAPSGIKGVGKGVAQYKEKNKNLALVPAEKKTEGDERTETGIILICWNPEKVHIQLIQNSAQSLDANGSLNSILFSDEKKNGLPVKAYETKDMRYSFIESGLSDLSSSGCFLTWSNGRVWSKLDKVMVNSVWAQTDFRPHAHFHPLGHLSDHSPCVVSLLDKESKGRRPFKFFNMWSQHDNFQSAVREGLYTKIQGSNQFRFARKLTAMKRSLRALNSRHFPHISERVDRVSSELLEAQQMLQCNPDNENLQRIVLNKRNEATRLDKANRSFLAKLAKNDYLKKCDRGTSVFHSLMKRHLSRNHITSISMSNGCCVEHPICAKHQYYNYCY